The following proteins are co-located in the Mesorhizobium australicum WSM2073 genome:
- a CDS encoding FadR/GntR family transcriptional regulator has translation MPDEKAKKKAGRAKAQASHDPAAMRRVDAAHFPGSSVHASLASEIGLRIVRGDYPPGSILPNEAKWAETFNVSRSAVREAIKMLMAKSLLASRPKIGSWVEPKERWNLLDRDVLAWYATAPDREAFLRTVQEFRHIIEPEASAFAAMRRSDEQMAEISLACREMGEAANLPERIRADTRFHLAILRASGNDLLVPLGVLIESALDHLFIFTTRQVGDQRRAQKLHEAIEKSIRLQRPAAARNAVHKLLADTDEGIGRGRR, from the coding sequence ATGCCGGACGAGAAGGCAAAGAAAAAAGCCGGCCGGGCCAAGGCGCAAGCCAGCCACGACCCGGCAGCCATGCGCAGGGTGGATGCGGCGCACTTTCCCGGGTCCAGCGTCCATGCCTCGCTCGCCAGCGAGATTGGCCTCAGGATCGTGCGCGGCGACTATCCGCCTGGCAGCATCCTGCCCAATGAGGCCAAATGGGCCGAAACCTTCAATGTCAGCCGTTCGGCGGTGCGCGAGGCGATCAAGATGCTGATGGCCAAGAGCCTTCTGGCGTCGCGGCCAAAGATCGGCAGTTGGGTCGAGCCGAAGGAGCGCTGGAACCTGCTCGACCGCGACGTGCTGGCCTGGTACGCAACCGCGCCGGATCGCGAAGCGTTCCTTCGCACCGTGCAGGAGTTCCGCCACATCATCGAACCGGAAGCATCCGCCTTTGCCGCCATGCGGCGCAGCGACGAGCAGATGGCCGAGATCAGCCTGGCCTGCCGCGAGATGGGCGAGGCGGCCAACCTGCCCGAGCGCATCCGTGCCGACACGCGCTTCCACCTCGCCATCCTGCGGGCCTCGGGCAACGACCTTCTGGTGCCGCTCGGCGTGTTGATCGAATCGGCGCTCGACCATCTCTTCATCTTCACCACACGCCAGGTCGGCGATCAACGGCGGGCACAGAAACTGCACGAGGCGATCGAGAAAAGCATCCGCCTGCAGCGGCCAGCCGCGGCGCGCAACGCCGTGCACAAGCTGCTTGCCGACACCGATGAGGGGATCGGAAGGGGCCGGCGCTAA
- a CDS encoding AAA family ATPase — MPEVNAETLATSPEAVAERLAASRYLADDSLATAIFLAIRLGKPLLLEGAPGVGKTEAAKAIAELLGRDLVRLQCYEGIDAAHALYEWNYQRQLLAIRHAGEHEIDIYDDRFLIARPLLQVLKAPRQRILLVDEIDRSDHEFEALLLEFLSDFQISIPERGTIRAAAQPIVILTSNRTRELAEALRRRCVYHWIGYPDAEREAAIIMLRAGDVAEATARAVAAAVQTIRARPLAKPPGIAEAVEWANAATILEKGGSPWPEAFRRAIGVLIKDEEDLSYIAPELGRIVEEALA, encoded by the coding sequence ATGCCCGAGGTAAACGCCGAGACGCTCGCGACCTCGCCGGAGGCGGTGGCCGAGCGCCTCGCCGCCTCGCGCTATCTGGCCGACGACAGCCTCGCCACCGCCATCTTTCTGGCTATCCGGCTCGGCAAGCCTCTGCTGCTCGAAGGCGCGCCGGGCGTCGGCAAGACGGAAGCCGCCAAGGCGATCGCCGAGCTGCTCGGCCGCGATCTGGTGCGGCTGCAATGCTACGAAGGCATCGACGCCGCGCATGCGCTTTATGAGTGGAACTATCAGCGCCAACTGCTCGCCATCCGCCATGCCGGCGAGCACGAGATCGACATCTATGACGACCGTTTCCTGATTGCCCGGCCGCTGCTGCAGGTGCTGAAGGCGCCGCGGCAGCGTATTTTGCTGGTCGATGAGATCGATCGCTCGGATCATGAATTCGAGGCACTGCTGCTGGAATTCCTGTCCGACTTCCAGATCAGCATCCCCGAGCGCGGCACCATCCGTGCCGCCGCACAGCCGATCGTCATCCTGACTTCGAACCGCACCCGTGAACTCGCCGAGGCGCTGCGCCGCCGCTGCGTCTATCACTGGATCGGCTACCCCGACGCCGAACGCGAGGCCGCCATCATCATGCTGCGTGCTGGCGATGTCGCGGAGGCTACCGCGCGCGCGGTGGCGGCTGCGGTGCAGACCATCCGCGCCCGTCCGCTCGCCAAGCCGCCCGGCATCGCCGAAGCCGTCGAATGGGCCAATGCCGCGACGATCCTGGAGAAGGGCGGCAGCCCGTGGCCGGAAGCCTTCCGCCGCGCCATCGGCGTGTTGATCAAGGACGAGGAAGACCTCTCCTACATCGCCCCCGAGCTTGGCCGCATCGTCGAGGAGGCACTGGCGTGA
- a CDS encoding sugar-binding protein, which translates to MRKTVLLAAVAATALGAGPALAKKQLVIVVKGLDNPFFEAIHQGCEKWNKENASSEYECFYTGPASTSDEAGEAQIVQDMLSKADTVAMAISPSNAPLIAQTIKSANPSIPIMTVDADLAKEDAALRKTYLGTDNYLMGKKIGEYIKKAKPNGGTICTIEGNPAADNILRRAQGMRDALTGKEGLTALAGEGGWTEVAGCPVFTNDDGAKGVQAMTDILAANPKLDAFGIMGGWPLFGAPQPYRDLVGPLKDRLAKNDFVIGAADTIGDEVAIARDGLVTALVGQRPFEMGYKAPSVMIDLVEGKKVDDPVFTGLDECTKDTVDTCIQK; encoded by the coding sequence ATGAGGAAAACAGTATTGCTCGCCGCCGTCGCCGCCACGGCGTTGGGCGCCGGGCCGGCTTTGGCCAAGAAGCAGCTCGTCATCGTGGTGAAAGGTCTCGACAATCCATTCTTCGAAGCCATCCACCAGGGCTGCGAGAAATGGAACAAGGAAAACGCCAGCTCGGAATATGAATGCTTCTACACCGGCCCGGCATCGACTTCCGACGAAGCCGGCGAGGCGCAGATCGTGCAGGATATGCTGAGCAAGGCCGACACGGTGGCGATGGCGATCTCGCCGTCCAACGCGCCACTGATCGCACAGACGATCAAGAGCGCCAATCCGTCGATCCCGATCATGACCGTCGACGCCGACCTCGCCAAGGAAGACGCGGCACTGCGCAAGACCTATCTCGGCACCGACAACTACCTGATGGGCAAGAAGATCGGCGAGTACATCAAGAAGGCCAAGCCGAATGGTGGCACGATCTGCACCATCGAGGGCAATCCGGCGGCCGACAACATCTTGCGTCGCGCGCAAGGCATGCGCGACGCGCTGACGGGCAAGGAAGGCCTCACGGCACTTGCCGGCGAAGGCGGCTGGACGGAAGTCGCCGGCTGCCCGGTATTCACCAATGACGACGGAGCCAAGGGCGTTCAGGCGATGACCGACATCCTCGCCGCCAATCCCAAGCTCGACGCGTTCGGCATCATGGGCGGCTGGCCGCTGTTCGGCGCGCCGCAGCCCTACCGCGACCTGGTCGGACCGCTCAAGGACCGGCTGGCCAAGAACGACTTCGTCATCGGCGCCGCCGACACGATCGGCGACGAGGTGGCCATCGCCAGGGACGGCCTTGTCACCGCTCTGGTCGGCCAGCGGCCCTTCGAAATGGGCTACAAGGCACCATCGGTGATGATCGACCTGGTCGAAGGCAAGAAGGTTGACGATCCGGTCTTCACCGGTCTCGACGAATGCACCAAGGATACGGTCGACACCTGCATCCAGAAATAG
- a CDS encoding ABC transporter permease, which translates to MAVTLDQTIAQKQHTFLSRLFSSQTFWVVVAVILACIFLSFATDAFATSKNLYNITRNITFVAIVALGMTFVIITGGIDLSVGSVLCLCSMVLAVTMHAGYSIEIGILASIATALVIGAFNGIFIAYLGFPPFVVTLGMLSIARSLAMVASNNTVVFQFGPDHDKLLALGGGAWVFGIANPVLYTILLALITGFVLRWTKFGRHIFAIGGNEHAATLTGVPVRQIKVAVYMISALSAGIAGIIETGWLGAVTTNLGNGMELQVIAATVIGGANLAGGVGTAFGAIVGAALIEVIRNSLGLLGINAFWQGTFIGGAILLAVLFDRIRNFRRSD; encoded by the coding sequence ATGGCAGTCACCCTTGACCAGACGATCGCGCAGAAGCAGCACACTTTCCTGTCGCGCCTGTTCTCCAGCCAGACTTTCTGGGTGGTGGTCGCCGTCATCCTGGCCTGCATCTTCCTGTCCTTCGCCACCGATGCCTTCGCCACCTCGAAGAACCTCTACAACATCACCCGCAACATCACCTTCGTCGCCATCGTGGCGCTCGGCATGACCTTCGTCATCATCACCGGTGGCATCGACCTGTCGGTCGGCTCTGTGCTGTGCCTGTGCTCGATGGTGCTGGCCGTCACCATGCATGCCGGCTATTCGATCGAGATCGGCATTCTGGCCTCGATCGCCACCGCGCTCGTCATCGGCGCCTTCAACGGCATTTTTATCGCCTATCTGGGCTTTCCGCCCTTCGTGGTGACGCTCGGCATGCTGTCGATCGCCCGCAGCCTCGCCATGGTCGCCTCCAACAACACCGTCGTCTTCCAGTTCGGCCCGGACCACGACAAGCTGCTGGCACTCGGCGGCGGCGCCTGGGTGTTCGGCATCGCCAACCCGGTGCTCTACACGATCCTGCTGGCCCTGATCACCGGCTTCGTCCTGCGCTGGACGAAGTTCGGCCGGCATATCTTTGCCATTGGCGGCAACGAGCACGCCGCGACGCTGACCGGCGTGCCGGTGCGCCAGATCAAGGTCGCCGTCTACATGATCTCGGCGCTGTCGGCGGGCATTGCCGGCATCATCGAAACCGGCTGGCTCGGCGCTGTCACCACCAATCTCGGCAACGGCATGGAACTGCAAGTGATCGCCGCCACCGTCATCGGCGGCGCCAATCTGGCCGGCGGCGTCGGCACCGCCTTTGGCGCCATTGTCGGTGCCGCCCTCATCGAGGTGATCCGCAACAGCCTTGGCCTGCTCGGCATCAACGCCTTCTGGCAGGGCACCTTCATCGGCGGCGCCATCCTGCTGGCGGTTCTGTTCGACCGCATCCGCAATTTCAGGCGCAGCGATTGA
- a CDS encoding SRPBCC family protein, translated as MPKVTISSVIDAPVERVWARIRDFNGLPDWHPRMVESHIEDGKDASTIGCVRNFQLASGARLREKLLDFSDDNFLVSYSILETPQPLTNHRATLQLRRVTDGDRTYAEWTASFDAAPEEADKLAEGMGANVFQGGFNALKSHFAGQS; from the coding sequence ATGCCCAAAGTCACCATTTCCAGCGTGATCGACGCACCGGTCGAAAGGGTTTGGGCGCGCATACGCGACTTTAACGGGTTGCCGGATTGGCATCCACGCATGGTCGAGAGCCATATCGAAGACGGCAAGGATGCCAGCACGATCGGCTGCGTGCGCAACTTCCAACTGGCCAGCGGTGCCCGCCTGCGCGAAAAACTGCTCGACTTCTCCGATGACAATTTCCTCGTCAGCTATTCGATCCTGGAAACGCCGCAGCCGCTCACCAACCACAGGGCTACGCTGCAATTGCGGCGCGTCACCGATGGCGACCGCACCTATGCCGAATGGACCGCCAGCTTCGACGCAGCACCCGAAGAAGCCGACAAGCTGGCCGAGGGCATGGGCGCCAATGTCTTCCAGGGCGGCTTCAACGCCCTGAAGAGCCATTTTGCCGGCCAGAGTTGA
- a CDS encoding AraC family transcriptional regulator yields MTEAIRLYWGRFGHVSVLNVASDFVTHAHVEAHLIIWLEGTAGEMTIGRETVRLGPRTAAGINSFQPHSHVLSQNGTPGLFLAFYIDPDWARRRRDLPSSAPLFSRAAIALEPWLHQAAASLLDHLTDNESVDDVANYEIERFIDSVLDAADASAPQEARGRINTVQDFRVRKAIQLMKANVCERISFDDVARAVGLSRPHFFALFKEQTNLTPNVYWNTLRMEEAVRQLQWSREPLISVACNLGFTTQGNFSRFFRDHVGVPPTLYREAARAMA; encoded by the coding sequence ATGACGGAAGCGATCAGGCTCTACTGGGGCCGGTTCGGACATGTTTCTGTCCTGAATGTCGCGAGCGACTTCGTCACCCATGCCCATGTCGAGGCACATCTGATCATCTGGCTCGAAGGCACCGCCGGCGAGATGACCATCGGCCGCGAGACGGTCCGCCTCGGCCCTCGCACAGCCGCCGGCATCAATTCCTTCCAGCCCCACAGCCACGTCCTGTCGCAAAACGGGACGCCCGGTCTGTTTCTCGCCTTCTACATCGATCCCGACTGGGCCCGCCGCCGGCGCGACCTGCCATCCAGCGCGCCGCTGTTTTCGCGGGCGGCGATCGCGCTCGAGCCTTGGCTGCACCAGGCGGCCGCCAGCCTGCTCGACCATCTCACCGACAATGAGAGCGTCGACGATGTCGCCAACTACGAGATCGAGCGATTCATCGACTCGGTGCTCGATGCCGCCGACGCCTCGGCGCCGCAGGAAGCGCGCGGCCGCATAAACACCGTGCAGGATTTCCGCGTTCGCAAGGCGATCCAGCTGATGAAGGCCAATGTCTGCGAACGCATCTCCTTCGACGACGTTGCCCGCGCCGTTGGTCTTTCGCGGCCGCATTTCTTCGCCTTGTTCAAGGAACAGACCAACCTGACGCCCAACGTCTATTGGAACACGCTGCGTATGGAGGAAGCGGTGCGGCAGTTGCAATGGTCGCGCGAGCCGCTGATCTCGGTCGCCTGCAATCTCGGCTTCACCACGCAAGGCAATTTCTCGCGCTTCTTCCGTGACCATGTCGGCGTGCCGCCGACGCTCTACCGCGAGGCCGCGCGGGCAATGGCCTGA
- a CDS encoding (2Fe-2S)-binding protein — protein sequence MAKIPVQFTLNGSEKAEFVESGTTLLNALRDKIGDTSPKGGCHQGTCGACSVIIDGELRLSCLTLAETCNGATITTTSGLAEGGVLHPLQRAFLDAFASQCGFCTPGMIMAAKVLLDHTPNPSRDEVVEALSGNVCRCTGYEPIIQAVLTAARANSQNAT from the coding sequence ATGGCAAAGATTCCCGTCCAGTTCACGCTCAATGGATCTGAGAAGGCCGAATTCGTCGAAAGCGGCACCACGCTGCTCAACGCCTTGCGCGACAAGATCGGCGACACCTCGCCTAAGGGCGGCTGCCATCAGGGCACTTGCGGGGCCTGCTCGGTGATTATCGACGGCGAACTCCGGCTGTCCTGCCTGACGCTGGCCGAGACCTGCAACGGTGCAACGATCACCACCACATCGGGCCTCGCCGAAGGCGGCGTGCTGCACCCGCTGCAACGCGCCTTCCTCGACGCCTTCGCCAGCCAATGCGGCTTCTGCACGCCGGGCATGATCATGGCGGCCAAGGTGCTGCTCGACCACACGCCCAATCCCAGCCGTGACGAGGTGGTCGAGGCGCTGTCCGGGAACGTCTGCCGCTGCACCGGCTACGAGCCGATCATCCAGGCGGTGCTGACCGCCGCCCGCGCCAATTCGCAGAACGCGACCTGA
- a CDS encoding vWA domain-containing protein, whose amino-acid sequence MSGDVNDPFAPFTGRRCPEGADEGRRHEGQRVAPPLTCLPASSPRKRGEESVPPAAAPLLGFARLLRRYGFAIAPEQVCGFMQAVTLLGPRSMADIREAALATLAPPPDRRDEFEAHFQSHFYGNTSAVVEGDSDEETRVKDDGGADDERIEAEQRQEGGELSSAIEQLSSRDFQHDDDRLTAFRRRLSNALPARRSFRTVRTHSRGKLDLRRSLREIVSADGDVPSPLLRRRQTVPRKLLILIDVSGSMKLHTSDYLKLAHAAVQGADRAEIFTFGTRLTRITSALRIRDREQALARAAAQVDDWDGGTRMGPTLLAFLSVPRFSAFARGAAVIILSDALERGDHAELETAIRRLSARAFRLSLATPLAGDPRFQPATAALRAILPDLDDLVDGSSVNSLTDFILSLARPAPRAATIWKRVS is encoded by the coding sequence GTGAGCGGGGACGTCAACGATCCCTTCGCCCCGTTCACGGGGAGAAGGTGCCCCGAAGGGGCGGATGAGGGGCGGCGCCATGAGGGGCAAAGGGTGGCGCCGCCCCTCACCTGCCTGCCGGCATCCTCTCCCCGTAAACGGGGCGAGGAGAGCGTACCTCCCGCCGCCGCGCCCTTGCTCGGCTTCGCCCGCCTGCTGCGCCGCTACGGCTTTGCCATAGCCCCCGAACAAGTCTGCGGCTTCATGCAGGCGGTAACCTTGCTTGGGCCACGCTCTATGGCCGACATCCGCGAGGCAGCGCTCGCCACCCTGGCGCCGCCACCTGACCGCCGCGACGAATTCGAGGCGCATTTCCAAAGCCATTTTTACGGCAACACATCAGCCGTGGTGGAAGGCGACAGCGACGAGGAAACCCGCGTCAAGGATGATGGCGGCGCCGACGACGAGCGGATCGAAGCCGAGCAGCGACAGGAAGGCGGCGAGCTATCCTCGGCGATCGAACAGTTGAGCAGCCGCGACTTCCAGCACGACGACGACAGGCTAACCGCCTTTCGTCGTCGACTGTCGAACGCCTTGCCCGCGCGCCGCTCCTTCCGCACGGTGCGCACCCATTCGCGCGGCAAGCTCGACCTGCGCCGCTCGCTCAGGGAAATCGTCAGCGCCGATGGCGATGTCCCCTCGCCGCTGCTGCGCCGCCGCCAGACCGTGCCGCGCAAACTGCTGATCCTGATCGACGTGTCCGGCTCGATGAAGCTCCACACGTCTGATTATTTGAAGCTCGCGCATGCCGCCGTGCAAGGCGCTGACCGGGCAGAAATCTTCACCTTCGGGACGCGTCTGACCCGCATCACGTCAGCGCTGCGCATCCGCGACCGCGAGCAGGCGCTGGCGCGCGCGGCCGCCCAGGTCGACGACTGGGACGGCGGCACCCGCATGGGACCAACGCTGCTTGCCTTCCTCTCCGTGCCGCGTTTTTCCGCCTTCGCACGTGGTGCGGCAGTGATCATCCTGTCCGACGCGCTGGAGCGCGGCGACCATGCCGAACTGGAGACGGCGATCCGCCGGCTGAGCGCCCGCGCGTTCCGGCTGTCGCTGGCGACACCTTTGGCCGGCGACCCGCGCTTCCAGCCGGCAACGGCGGCACTTCGCGCCATCCTGCCCGACCTCGACGATCTGGTCGACGGCTCGTCGGTGAACAGCCTCACCGATTTCATCCTGTCGCTCGCCCGCCCTGCCCCACGGGCGGCGACAATCTGGAAAAGGGTATCGTGA
- a CDS encoding xanthine dehydrogenase family protein molybdopterin-binding subunit: MELRKSYFSDVRKDDLNEIGQPRPRSDSPGHVTGKTAYFADRNFPGMLHLKMVRSPHHHARIRSIDTSEAEKHPGVVKVLTARDVPHNVYTILILIQVGPEDETVLADGKVRWKGEAVVAVLAETERAAQEAAAKVKVDYEVLPAVFDMEEALKPGAPIVNEYHGQNYYLYDSGACRKVRFGDVEAGFAEADHVLEQSYQSSPIEHAPTETTGCVVAPEGNDRFTCYTNTQAMFFTLDNTSIILQMPGSKLHFVGGTVGGGFGGKVDVIVEPIAILGAKLTGRPVCFIYSREEEMQISSPRAAEKVVIKDGVMNDGRIVARKVTGYTDAGAYSRHSPYGAQKGAGHYPGPYTIPNVWIDTYCVYTNRTPSSAMRGFGVTIGDFALEVQMDKLARLIGMDPLEFRFINAYRDGDMKAHRQPTEGAALIECMQEASRAAHWPVAEKYMAMSSYKNGA; encoded by the coding sequence ATGGAACTGCGCAAAAGCTATTTCTCGGACGTTCGCAAGGATGACCTCAACGAGATCGGTCAACCGCGGCCACGCTCGGATTCGCCAGGCCACGTCACCGGCAAGACCGCCTATTTCGCCGACCGCAACTTTCCCGGCATGCTGCATTTGAAGATGGTGCGCAGCCCTCATCACCATGCCCGCATCCGCTCGATCGACACGTCGGAGGCCGAAAAACATCCGGGCGTGGTCAAGGTGCTGACGGCCAGGGACGTGCCGCACAATGTCTACACGATCCTGATCCTGATCCAGGTCGGACCGGAAGACGAGACGGTCCTGGCCGACGGTAAGGTACGCTGGAAGGGCGAGGCCGTGGTGGCGGTGCTGGCCGAAACCGAGCGGGCCGCCCAGGAAGCCGCCGCCAAGGTCAAGGTCGATTATGAAGTGCTGCCCGCCGTGTTCGACATGGAGGAAGCGCTGAAGCCCGGCGCGCCCATCGTCAACGAATATCACGGCCAGAACTATTACCTCTATGACAGCGGCGCGTGCCGCAAGGTGCGCTTCGGCGATGTCGAGGCGGGCTTTGCCGAAGCCGATCACGTGCTGGAGCAAAGCTATCAGTCCTCGCCCATCGAGCACGCGCCGACCGAGACCACTGGTTGCGTGGTGGCGCCCGAGGGCAATGACCGCTTCACCTGCTACACCAACACACAGGCGATGTTCTTCACCCTCGACAACACCTCGATCATCCTGCAGATGCCGGGCAGCAAGCTGCATTTTGTCGGCGGCACGGTCGGCGGCGGTTTCGGCGGCAAGGTCGATGTCATCGTCGAGCCGATTGCCATCCTCGGCGCAAAACTAACCGGGCGACCAGTCTGTTTTATCTACAGCCGCGAGGAGGAGATGCAGATCTCCTCGCCCCGCGCGGCCGAAAAAGTCGTCATCAAGGACGGCGTCATGAACGATGGCCGCATCGTCGCACGGAAGGTCACCGGCTACACCGATGCCGGTGCCTACTCCCGCCACTCGCCCTATGGCGCGCAGAAGGGCGCCGGGCACTATCCCGGTCCCTACACCATCCCCAACGTCTGGATCGACACCTACTGCGTCTACACCAATCGCACGCCGTCGTCGGCCATGCGCGGCTTCGGCGTCACCATCGGCGATTTCGCGCTGGAGGTGCAGATGGACAAGCTGGCGCGGCTGATCGGCATGGATCCACTCGAATTCCGCTTCATCAATGCCTATCGCGACGGCGACATGAAGGCGCATCGCCAGCCGACCGAGGGCGCGGCACTCATCGAATGCATGCAGGAAGCCTCGCGCGCCGCCCACTGGCCGGTGGCGGAGAAATACATGGCGATGTCCTCGTACAAGAACGGAGCTTGA
- a CDS encoding FAD binding domain-containing protein, with product MALALQSFATVKDASAALKGAGTRYLGGGTLVVRAANEGDVSVSSLVRSTDPALSAIAVSGGTVRIGASVTMAAIARHRELGQLAKAARAVGGPAIRNMATVGGNLFAPSPYGDFAVALLALDALVSTGDSEMPIETFLTGRDDNRSIVTSVSFALPKADSFRFLKVSRIKPKGVSVLSIAALLEQAADGTVSSARIALGCMADRPVRAEAAEKALIGKRLDHDGIAPALAAASEGTAPITDSIASAWYRAEVLPVHLGRLLLG from the coding sequence ATGGCGCTGGCATTGCAGAGTTTTGCAACGGTGAAAGACGCCAGCGCGGCGCTGAAAGGCGCCGGCACGCGCTATCTCGGCGGCGGCACGCTTGTCGTACGCGCCGCCAATGAAGGCGATGTCTCGGTCTCCAGCCTTGTCAGGTCGACCGACCCGGCCCTGTCGGCAATCGCGGTCTCCGGCGGCACGGTCCGCATCGGCGCTTCGGTGACCATGGCGGCGATCGCCCGCCATCGCGAGCTCGGCCAGCTTGCCAAGGCCGCGCGCGCTGTCGGCGGCCCGGCCATCCGCAACATGGCCACCGTCGGCGGCAACCTGTTTGCGCCAAGCCCCTATGGCGATTTCGCCGTCGCCTTGCTGGCGCTCGACGCCCTGGTCAGCACCGGCGACAGCGAAATGCCTATCGAGACCTTCCTGACGGGGCGAGACGATAATCGTTCCATCGTCACGTCAGTCAGTTTCGCGCTTCCGAAGGCCGACAGCTTCCGCTTCCTCAAAGTGTCGCGGATCAAACCCAAGGGCGTCTCGGTGCTGAGCATTGCCGCCCTGCTGGAGCAGGCTGCCGACGGCACCGTCTCTTCTGCGCGCATCGCACTTGGTTGCATGGCCGACCGGCCGGTGCGCGCCGAGGCGGCGGAGAAGGCGCTAATCGGCAAAAGGCTTGACCATGACGGCATCGCGCCAGCACTGGCCGCCGCCAGCGAAGGCACCGCGCCGATCACCGACTCGATCGCAAGCGCATGGTATCGCGCCGAAGTTCTGCCGGTCCATCTCGGTCGGCTGCTGCTCGGCTAA
- a CDS encoding ATP-binding cassette domain-containing protein has protein sequence MAVLELTNISKHFGAIQAVNDVSLSIEPGEVVGLMGDNGAGKSTLVKMIAGNFRPSHGTMRMEDKELILHKPVEARQHGIEIVHQDLALCNNLTAAANVYLGRELRRGVGPFRILDYAAMYKRAGHIFAELKSETRPRDLVKQMSGGQRQAVAIARTMLSQAKIVLMDEPTAAISVRQVAEVLNLIRNLRNQGIAVVLISHRMPDVFDVADRVIVMRRGRKVADKAIASSSPEEVTGLITGAIEQAA, from the coding sequence GTGGCGGTTCTCGAACTCACCAACATCTCGAAGCATTTCGGCGCCATCCAGGCGGTCAACGACGTGTCGCTGTCGATCGAGCCTGGAGAGGTCGTCGGCCTGATGGGCGACAACGGCGCCGGCAAGTCGACGCTGGTCAAGATGATCGCCGGCAATTTCCGCCCGAGCCATGGCACGATGCGCATGGAAGACAAGGAACTCATCCTGCACAAGCCGGTCGAGGCGCGCCAGCACGGCATCGAGATCGTCCACCAGGACCTGGCGCTCTGCAACAATCTGACGGCGGCGGCCAATGTCTATCTCGGCCGCGAACTGCGTCGTGGCGTCGGCCCGTTCCGCATCCTTGACTATGCGGCGATGTACAAGCGCGCCGGCCATATCTTCGCCGAGCTGAAATCCGAGACGCGCCCGCGCGATCTCGTCAAGCAGATGTCGGGCGGACAGCGCCAGGCCGTGGCGATCGCCCGCACCATGCTGTCGCAGGCCAAGATCGTGCTGATGGACGAGCCGACGGCGGCGATCTCGGTGCGGCAGGTCGCCGAAGTGCTCAACCTCATCCGCAATTTGCGTAACCAGGGCATCGCCGTGGTGCTGATCAGCCACCGCATGCCCGACGTCTTCGACGTCGCGGACCGCGTCATCGTGATGCGGCGCGGCAGGAAGGTCGCCGACAAGGCGATCGCGTCGAGCTCGCCCGAGGAAGTCACCGGGCTGATCACCGGCGCCATCGAGCAGGCGGCGTGA
- a CDS encoding xanthine dehydrogenase family protein molybdopterin-binding subunit — translation MAIRRGRGVAAINYPTGMNLGGDPTQALVHSTPTGNFMVTLSSVDLGQGMKQIMAQICAETIGVPTDRVVVDTADTDTGPHCMGTFASRGTHRAGNAVIQAAREARQVMLEVAAEELEVNASDLETDGQGNILVKGAPQRSISIFDVALSAHFKRGRSISGRGMFLIPRSYPEKETGAMKPSTCYAHACTVAEVEVDDETGEVTVLTVKNVFEIGRALNPKMVEQQLVGGSWMGISHALYETTEPYYPNRDHGGTDFNQYLMPGPGDLAETEIIVLERPSADGPYGAKGPGEMCANPQIPAVANAVFDAVGVRIDTLPITPERILRALKAQAAN, via the coding sequence ATGGCGATCAGGCGTGGACGCGGCGTCGCCGCGATCAACTATCCCACCGGCATGAACCTTGGCGGCGACCCGACCCAGGCGCTGGTGCATTCGACCCCGACCGGCAATTTCATGGTCACACTTTCCAGCGTCGATCTCGGCCAGGGCATGAAGCAGATCATGGCGCAGATCTGCGCCGAGACGATCGGCGTGCCGACCGACCGCGTCGTCGTCGACACCGCCGACACCGACACCGGCCCGCACTGCATGGGCACCTTCGCCTCGCGCGGCACACACCGCGCCGGCAACGCGGTCATCCAGGCCGCCAGGGAAGCCCGCCAGGTGATGCTTGAAGTGGCGGCCGAGGAACTGGAAGTGAATGCCTCGGACCTCGAAACCGACGGCCAGGGCAACATACTGGTCAAGGGCGCGCCGCAGAGATCGATCTCGATCTTCGATGTCGCCCTGTCGGCGCATTTCAAGCGCGGCCGCTCGATCTCAGGCCGCGGCATGTTTTTGATCCCGCGCTCCTATCCGGAGAAGGAGACCGGCGCGATGAAGCCGTCGACCTGCTACGCGCATGCCTGCACGGTGGCCGAGGTGGAAGTCGACGACGAAACCGGCGAGGTCACGGTGCTGACGGTGAAGAACGTCTTCGAGATCGGCCGCGCGTTGAACCCCAAAATGGTCGAGCAGCAGCTGGTCGGCGGCTCCTGGATGGGCATCAGCCATGCGCTCTACGAGACGACCGAGCCCTACTACCCCAACCGCGACCATGGCGGCACCGACTTCAACCAGTATCTGATGCCTGGTCCCGGCGACCTCGCCGAAACCGAAATCATCGTGCTGGAGCGGCCTTCGGCAGATGGCCCCTATGGCGCCAAGGGACCGGGCGAAATGTGCGCCAACCCCCAAATCCCGGCGGTCGCCAACGCCGTCTTCGACGCGGTCGGCGTGCGCATCGACACGCTGCCGATCACGCCGGAACGCATTTTGCGCGCGCTCAAGGCGCAAGCCGCGAACTGA